The genomic segment ATGTTATGATTATAAATACTTGTGGATTTATTGAACCAGCTGTTGAAGAATCGATAGATAGAATCCTTGAGTTAGCTAAATATAAGGATGAGAACAGGAAATTGATAGCCTTTGGTTGTATGATAGAAAGATATATTAATGAGATTCATAATCTTATACCAGAGATTGATAAAGTATTTGGGGTGAACTGTTTTAATGAATTAGTTGATTACTTAATCAGTATTGATAAAAAAAATGCACATAAATCTTTAAATAATCCACATTATCTGCATACCCATTTGCCATATTATAGCTTTATTAAGATAGCCGATGGATGTGATAATAGATGTTCCTATTGTATGATACCTATGATCAAGGGTGGTTTAAAAAGTTTAGATATTAATAAAATAGTACAAAATGTAAAAAATGTTTTATTATTAGGTGTAAAGGAGATAATATTAATAGCTCAAGATATATCGAAGTATGGTATCGATCTATACGGAAGAGAAAAGCTTACCGATTTATTAGAAGAATTAAATAAAATTGATAAAGAGTTTTTTATTAGATTGTTATATGTAAATCCTGATGGTATAGACGATAGATTGATTAACCAAATAAAAGACTATGAAAAAATTATAAAGTATCTGGATGTCCCAATTCAACATACAAGCGATAAAATATTAAAGGCAATGAATAGAAAGATTGATTCATATAGACTAAATTTATTATTTGAAAAACTAAGAACAGAACTTCCTGAGTTAACTATAAGAACAACTATTATAGTGGGTTTTCCTGGAGAAGAAGAGGATGATTTTAAAAGAAATATAGATTTTTTAGAGAGATATAAGCCAGAGTGGCTTGGAGTTTTTCCTTTTTACGCTGAGGAGGGGACTTCTGCATATTCATTGAAAGGTAGGGTTAAAAAAACTGTTGTTAATGAAAGAATTAATGCGTTAAATTCTTTACAAATGAGAAATACTACATTAAAATTTAATAATCTAATAGGTGTTAATACCAAGGTTTTTATTGAGGATTATAATAGTAAGAAAAAAATTTTTGTTGGAAGAACTCTTATGCAATCACCTGAAATTGATGGCATGTGTTATATAAAGTTTGATAAGGATAGTAGGCTAAAAACCTATGGGCCTTATAATGCTGTTATTGATAATTTTGATTACCCTGATATTTTTGTTACAGCCCATTATAATAATAACTAAGAGGTGAGAGATGTTATTTTATCGTAAT from the Deferribacterota bacterium genome contains:
- the rimO gene encoding 30S ribosomal protein S12 methylthiotransferase RimO codes for the protein MNIYIESLGCFKNSADTEELVNLLTKVNFKITNRIDESDVMIINTCGFIEPAVEESIDRILELAKYKDENRKLIAFGCMIERYINEIHNLIPEIDKVFGVNCFNELVDYLISIDKKNAHKSLNNPHYLHTHLPYYSFIKIADGCDNRCSYCMIPMIKGGLKSLDINKIVQNVKNVLLLGVKEIILIAQDISKYGIDLYGREKLTDLLEELNKIDKEFFIRLLYVNPDGIDDRLINQIKDYEKIIKYLDVPIQHTSDKILKAMNRKIDSYRLNLLFEKLRTELPELTIRTTIIVGFPGEEEDDFKRNIDFLERYKPEWLGVFPFYAEEGTSAYSLKGRVKKTVVNERINALNSLQMRNTTLKFNNLIGVNTKVFIEDYNSKKKIFVGRTLMQSPEIDGMCYIKFDKDSRLKTYGPYNAVIDNFDYPDIFVTAHYNNN